In Lolium rigidum isolate FL_2022 chromosome 3, APGP_CSIRO_Lrig_0.1, whole genome shotgun sequence, the genomic window tgaggaaaagcttggtaaaattgatgttcttgcttctaaggttNNNNNNNNNNNNNNNNNNNNNNNNNNNNNNNNNNNNNNNNNNNNNNNNNNNNNNNNNNNNNNNNNNNNNNNNNNNNNNNNNNNNNNNNNNNNNNNNNNNNgagagggaatgcttctcgtgcatccaaaaccttaagccaaaacctatgccatttgtgtccaccataactacctactacatggtacttttctgccattccaaagtaaattgcttgcgtgctacctttaaaatttcattccttgtctttgcaatacatagctcatgggaaaatagctttaaaactattgtggtattgaatatgttacttatgtatcttatttcttataagttgtttgttgagcggtaaccatgtttacgggacgccatcaactattacacctttgttgaatatcatgtgagttgctatgcatgttcgtctcgtctgaagtaagggtgatttatcatgattaaatggtttgagtatgcatattgttagagaagaacattgggccgccaaccgaaggcatgtatcatggtggaagtttcagtttggacatcaatcctcaatctcttatgagaatattatctgttgttgaatgcttaagcattaaagaggagtccattttctgttttctatgttttcccggtacggatgtcctcaagttgagatctatcaaaaacgagaaatcaaatgcgatctatctccttagacctttgtacaggtgacatagaggtacccctttgtgacacttggttgaaatatatgtaatgcaatgataatccatggaaatccgagctaattaggacaaggtgcgagcactattggtattctatgcatgaggcttgcaacttatatgaggttttatgcataacacatatgaattattactaccgttgacaaaattgtttccatgtttccaaaataaaaagctctagcacaagagtaatccatgcttccctctgtgaaggagcctttcttttactttatgttgagtcagtttacctacttctttctatcttagaagcaaacacttgcgtcaactgagtgcattgattcttacatacttgtttatttgcattcatcatattactttgtgttgacaattatccatgagataaacatgttgaagttgaaagcaactgctgaaacgtatatcttcctttgtgttgcttcaaaaccttctattaagagtctattgctttatgagttaactcctatgcaagacttattgatgcttgtcttgaaagtactattcatgaaaagtctttgctatatgatcagttgtttagtcattatctttaccattgctttgaatcacttcattcatatcatatgctttacaatagtattgatcaatattatgatagcagcatgtcacttcagaaattatccttgttatcgtttacctactcgagggcgagtaggaactaagcttggggatgcttgatacgtctcaaacgtacctataatttcttatgttccatgctagttttatgacaatactcacatgttttatatacactttatatcattttgatgcattttccggcactaacctattaacaagatgccgaagcgtcagttcctgtttttttgctgtttttggtttcagaaatcttacacatgaaatattctcggaattggacgaaacaaaagcccacggtcttattttgcacggagctttccagaacaccgaaggagagacggagaggggccaaggcggccccacaccctagggcggcgcggcctggaaggggggcgcgccggcctgtggggtgggcccctcgaccgcctcccgactctgccccttcgcctatttattctttccgtcgcgaaaaccctagtaccgagagccacgatacgagaaaagttccagagacgccgtcgccgccaatcccatctcgggggattcaggagatcgcctccggcaccctgctggagaggggaatcaccaccggaggactctacatcatcatgcccgcctccggattgatgcgtgagtagttcatccttggactatgggtccatagcagtagctagatggttgtcttctcctcttgtgctatcatgtttagatcttgtgagctgcctatcatgatcaagatcgtctatttgtaatgctacatgttgtgtttgttgggatccgatgaatatggaatactatgtcaagttgattattgatctatgatatatgtgttgtttatgatcttgcatgctctccgttgctagtagaggctctggccaagttgatacttgtaactccaagagggagtatttatgctcgatagtgggttcatgcctccattgaatgcgggacggtgacggaaagttctaaggttatggatgtcttgttgccactagggataaaacatcaatgctttgtctaaggatatttgtgttgattacattacgcaccatacttaatccaattgtctcgttgtttgcaacttaatacttggaaggggtgcggatgctaacccgaaggtggactttttaggcatagatgcatgcttggatagcggtctatgttctttgtcgtaatgccctaagtaaatctcatattagtcatcatgatatgtatgtgcattgttatgccctctctatttgtcaattgcccaactgtaatttgttcacccaacatgttatttatcttattggagagacaccactagtgaactgtggaccccggtcctattcttttacatctgaaatacaatatactacaatctctgttctctattgttcttcgcaaataaatatcattctccacaccatacgtttaatcctttgtttacagcaagccggtgagattgacaacctcactgttaagttggggcaaagtattgtgattgtgttgtgcaggttccacgttggcgccggaattcctggtgttgcgccgcactacactccttcaccaacaaccttcacgtggccttcatgcatctcctactggttcgataaaccttggtttcttactaagggaaacttgctgctgtacgcatcacaccttcctcttggggtttccaacggacgtgtgcatcacgcgtcaTACGTCATCAAGCTCAAATGAAATACAAGCACGTTACCACGTTTTATCCATTTTCCTAGTTGGTCGAACGTTAGAATTACAAAGCAGATAAGCATTTTACAGAGATTTCCAATTGAAAAATGGTCCAATCCCCTCGGGGACCACGCACTGGCAGCGTTCGGGTGCGCGTCCGTACGATCTAACTAGTCGTGCGGGCTGCCTTCCCCCACATCCCACCTCCCCCTAAAAGAAATATCAAGCCACGTCCTTATCCTCTCCGCCGTCGACTCCTTCTCCACCGATCGCATTGCTCTCCCTTGTCCCTGCCAGGCACGCTACAACCCAAGCCTCATATGCCTCCCTTGTGCAGCCCCGCCACCGGGAGCCATCGGAGGAGCCCCGCGGCAAGAGCGACTGTCACACATCCCAACTAGTAGGGCTtcctcgatggcggcggtgcCTCCCCATCGGCCATGCAGATTCAGTGTACCACCATCGATCCCAGCTAGTTCCTCAGTGATATGAGCACGGGGGCAGGGAGGGCGTGCGGTGCTGGCCTCCTCGGCACTGGTGCCGCCAACCCATCGATCGCGCGGGTCTTGTGTACCGGGCTGACGCGTGCTGCTGCGTCGGCGAGATCGAGCGCATCGAGCGCGGGGTGCGGGAACTACGGGCGCGGTGGTGGTAGTGTTCTCATGTGGTGGCCCTGCGCGTCTCCTTGCACCTCGAGCTTCACGGAAATTTTTTGCTACGAGCGAGTCCATGAGTTGCTGCTAGCACTTCAGGGTGCAACTACATTGGGCTCCCGACGTTGCTACTAGTAGACGTCAGCTTTGCTAACTTTGACGTCCGGCATTGCTACCGACGGATGGGTGGATTTGCTACCTTAGGCCTCTGGCGTTGCTCCTAGAGGAGGCCGGTTTTGCTACCTTAGGCGTTCAACGTTGCTACCAACGGAGGGTGGATTTTGCTACCTGCAGTTCCGAGTGTTGCTGCCTTGGGTGGACTGAGTTGCTGCAACCTTAGGCGGCGCAGCTGCCGGCTGGTGAGGTCTCCATTCTATGGATTTGTAACATAGGAACATTTTTTTGCTACAACTTTCGTGTTGTTTTGCTACAATTGCACAGTATGTTTGTTACGGGGTCTCTGGCGAGATCTTCGGCGGTGAGGTCTTCGTCGATGTTAGTTTTGGCTACAATAGAACAAATATTTGCCTACGAGATTTTCTGTGAGGTTCCAATGAGCTCTCCAGCAGGTCAgtatttctctttttctttcaTAAACAAACCATTTTTTGCTACAATAAAGAGAAACGCAGATTTTTGCTACAGTAAGTTTTGAAAAAAGACACGTCTCAGCACGGACCAGGGCTGGACAAACCGAGTACTGTCCTTACCAACTGGTCGGGTAAATCTAGTACTCCAACCGTAAAATTGTTGATTTGTGATGCTCAACGTCCACGGCATCGATTGAATTATCATGCCCAACCATCACATGTGCCACCTCTGGGCAAAAACATGCCATGCATTTATATAGAGTAAATACTATGATTACATGAGTATTAAATCTAGTCGGCGTCCATCAACACCTCAGCATGTCCCTGACCGCAACTTCACATAACCCGTCCACGATACTACTAAAATTCATTTCGAACAGTGACAACTAAAGTGACTGAACATGTAAATACTTATTCCAGGGCGTAGATAACTGTTATTACTTGTTTATTCTCGCACATGCCTCGGTTTATTCTCGCAATCTCATGCCAGCACACTTATAGTTTACACACAGTACGGTGACAGCGAAGTGTGTATGGACACATGTAGCTCAAGCTCAAGGAGGCTCAAGCCCATTTGCTGGCGAAGCTGCTGTAGCCGGTCCGCTTGTCGTCGTACCTTTCCCAGATCATGACGCCGCCGTAGTTGGCCGCGTTCTGCACCACCGAGAAAAGACCGCCCTGGAGATTCTTGGGGTGCACGTACCCAACCTTCTTCTCCCCCGCCGGCAGCCCGACGAAGATCTGCGCGGACGGGTACGCCGCCGTCCACTTGTTCCACTCCTGCTGCCAGTATGCGGCGCAGTGGGCGTCGTCGTAGAACCTGACGAAGATGCGTGTGAAGAGCCCCGTGGCGAGCGCGCGCTCCACGCTCCGGTCCGGGAACCCGCACCGCGGCGTCGCCGTCAGCTGCACGGGTGTCCTCGCGCGGTAGGCCTTGTTGAACTCGATGAGCCGCTTGGCCAGCTCGTCGTAGTTGTCCGGCGCGCCGTTCTGGATGAAGAAATCGATGCCGTCCACGAAGGCGTCGCCGAAGGGGCGGTGGACGCCCTTGGCGGTGCCGAGCATGTAGGCGTTCCAGAGGTAGTTGGCGaagtccgccgccgcctgggGGCTGGGCAGGGAGTACTGGTTGCCGAAGCCGCCGAtggagaggaagacgaggatggcCTTGGACTGGCAGTACTTGATGTCGGCGCCGACGGTGGAGACGTCGTGGCCGGAGAGGTCGAGGTGGTAGTTGCCGTGGCCGAAGACGTCGAGGAAGGAGATGACGGCGATGGTGTACGTGCCGGTGTCGCAGGCCTCACGCAGGGACCCCTCGTCCTTGTTCCGGCCCCAGAAGACGGCCACCTGGCCGGTCTTCCCCGTCGCCGCGGCCGGGACGGCGAGGAAGGTGGCGGCAAAGAGGAGGGCcccgaggaggagcaggacggaGGCTGGCTTACGGCTTGCGATCGCCATCGGTGGTGGATGGATGAGCTCTCTTGCTCTGCTTGGTGGTGTGCAGAATCAGCTCTATCGAGGCCACTATATATAGGTAGAGACTAGtaaatatgcccgtgcgttgcaacggtagAAAAAAACAATGACATGAAAGATAAGTGGGATGCTTAATTAAATTCCGTCATCTAACCTCTTGACTGACTCCCTCCCGATTCAGTACTATCTGACCCACTCCCCACCACCGAGGGTTCTTCCCGCCACACGCCCCTAGATAATCAACGCCGCCGCCTCCCACGTGCCTCCTCCATCGTGTGCGGTGAAAGTTAAAGAAATTTCTAATTTTGTGGGTATTCTATTATTTTGGAAATACTTGAGAGGAAAAATGTGAAAGCAGAAACATGTACTATGTATTACATAAAGATGCGCATTCCTTTGTAGGGTTTTATTTTAGCTAATAGACTATCGTGCTTTTAGCTAATATATCTTCCATTTACATAATTGCTTCTCTTGAGGTTATACTGCAAAACGCCGCATGTCGCTAGTGATGCACTGATTATTTCAGTAAAAAAACCTGATAGAAAATAAATGTAAAGAAAATGAAACACATACTTTCCGATATCCTTCTTTGCTTGTTTGGTGAGTATCTGTGCCCCTACAGTTTGACGCTGTTTCTTTTCAACTGAGAAAGATTCGCCGCACACACAATAAGCTCACTTGTTATACACCAGAGTTATTTTTGCTCAAAACAGTACATAAAGGCATCCAGGATACGCTTGAAAAAAAGGCAGCCAAGAGCCCAGCACGGAGCAAGAACGGATTGACCGGTTAAAATCTCCAAATCAGTCTGAGCGGCACTCGAGTCTCTACCATGGCATCCATGCGCTTTCACGGAAGCGCTTGTCAACGGAGTCCACCAGCGCCGCTCGACGGCTCGAGTACGTCCATGGTCTCCATGGCGCTCGACCGCCACCACGGCATCCATCCATGGCGTGTTGTCAACGGAGTCCACCAGCGCCGCTCGACGGCTCGAGTACGTCCATGACTCCATGGCGCTACACGGCGGCGCCCGGCCGCGTCCTTATACTCGTGCTCACCTAGCACAAAAGCAGAGCAATAAGAATACACACCTTCGGTCTAGCGCAGCAGCACAATAACTAATTCGATATTCATTGCCACCATAGATCGATTGCCAGAACAAGCACGCATCTCTATCTTCTATTATTCATGTCCCGTTCACATTAGCTAGCTCTCTCATCCATCTTGATTTCAATTTGTTGGCCCACTGAGTGACTGGGTATGCTCTCGATTTCAAGTTTTTGGCCTACGCTAGCTAGTCAAAGGAGGGCTCGGCGCTGTTGGCATCCTCGATTGGTAGCAGCCGCCATGCGCGCAGGAACAACAACTTGGAGCGCTACCGGGCGTAAGACCCGCCAGATCAGATTGGGACGCTGACCAAGCTCGCAATtcgatgatcatgatctatctgtcAAACCTGCCACCAACGACTTCGTCTGGATCGCTCTGGTGCAAGGCACATCCAATAGTACGCAATCGCGCCCGACGCCGTAGCCGGTAGCCTCCGCCCCGCCGGTCGACGTCGTGGCATCCCTCCCTATCGGTGGGCGGCGTGATCTGCATCCCCTCCACCGCTTCTTACACTGTCGAACGGCGCGGGATCCAACCGCCTCCGCCCCTTCTTCCCCTGCAGCGACGCAGCACGCCCCTCTCTTCCCCTGCAGCGACGCAGCACGCCATTCTCCTGCCGGTGCCAGGCCTCGCTTTCAAGGTCGATGTCTATCTTCTAGATCTTGTTCGCGATCTTGTACTGGATTCCGATCTGCCAATCTGCCAAGGGTGTGTCCTCTGGGGAGAATCTCTTCGTTCCCCGGCCGATCTACCTCTGTTCTTGACGGGTCGGCAGCGCGCAAGAACGGATCGATGCGAGGGTCGGGACGGCGGCACAGCGATGGGGATCGTGGCGGGGGTCCGTCCTATTTTTATTACTCCGTCAGGAATCAATGTCCAAATCACGTACGATTCAGCTACTCAGATTACCAAATCCCAACTCATGTATGATTCAGCATCGGAGGAGTGGGGAATCGGGAGGACTCACAGGTGGGCGTTTTTTCTTGGATCGAACCGTTTTTTAACTTATAGGTGGCAATGGGTGGTAATTTTGTACAGCTTTAAGGGTAATTTCTGGCGGAccaacaagaaaccttattttctttattattaggtagagATGAAGTAGGAGATGTGAAATCgaagcagctagctagctagctgtaaTTGACGACTACTGGCACAGAGTAAATAAGTTCAACTCTGAGCTAGCTAGAGTCTGAAAGTTGGATTGCGTCCTGGGCGCCGCGCGCAGGAGCTGACTCTACTAGATAGATGGATGAATGGATAACATGGAGGACAGCTCACATTTTAAGAGGTAGGAAATGTTTGATGCGAAAAGGACATAAAGGAACCACGTTTTCGTACAAATATGCCAAGGATCTGGATACAGGAGCTTTGAAAACGGACTTAAACAGGACAAACAAGGGACGTACGAAAAAAACGAAGTACTTGGTGGGTCGTAAAATTCAGTTGAAAAATCATGTGTTCCAGATGAAAGGTCCAACATAGCATCTCCATCGGTCATCCCCAAATAGGCGCGGGTGGCAGCGTCGGCACAACGTTTTTGGGGGCGCGCACAGTACCTCACTTGATATAGGGAGGAGTTCACACACCGACGATCCCAATAGCCCGGCCGGTAATAGAAATTGGCCCAAAATGAATTAAAACTCTTAAATAGGGGTAGAAATTCGAATCTAGTTTTTTAATAGAAATTCAAAATCTAGTTGGGTCAACACATCCGGCCACCAACTCACCATCGTATTCCGGCCATCAAAAAACAACTTGGGCTTCATGGCCAGCTAGATCAAATGAACATTACGGGCACCTCCATCACATCCGGCTCGTCGATCACTACAACACTTTCATCACCGGTGGTGTTGCCGTCTCCATGGCCGCCGTTGCCGCGGACGTTTGGGCGACCATCACCTCCTTGCCGATGCACTCGCTGTAAATCTCATGACAAGCCCTCGTCAATGGATCCATGCCTGACATGTCCGCCATCAAGATCTTGGCCTCTTGCGACATCTTGGCAATGTAATGCCCGATGCTTCATTCATGGCCTTCATCATGTTGGCTTGGGCTTCCATCTTGGCGGCTTTCACCTTCTCCCTTTCAATTCCTaacttctcatcttgcttgtccaACATGGACCTCCACATGGCGGCACCCCTTTCATCCCTCTCTTTGTTGTCGGAGGAGAAAGATGAAATTGTCTTCTGAATGGTGGCATCAAAAAGCCGGCCAAAGAGGACACCCGATTCCTCTAGGCATTGGCTTTCATGTTACCGATTGGGTTACCAGTTGTGGCCATCGTGGAGGGCAGTGGTCCATCTTCCGCATCGCCGTCTCCTTAGAGAGTGATTCGGACCTTGTCCCATTTCTTCAGACCTTCGAGCCTTTGGAAGAAATGCATTAAGCCCTTGTCCTCCTTGCACGCCTTGAGCACGTCTTACATCTAGCAAAGAGGCGGGCAATGCATCAAGATGGGAAAACTGAATTGACTAGTGAGGGGGAGGGAACTAGAGTGGCGGCGTGAGAATGAAGCGGCGATCAGGAGGGGGAAATGGGGATTAGTTGTAGGGTTCGGATTATGTGGCTGCCAGGTGTGACCAAGGGCTAAATCCAACGTGGCACGGAGCACCGGCGGGCTCGTTTCTGAACACTCGCCAGTTCCTTTCTTTCCAAATTGCCTGCGACATCAGGTTGAGTGTGTTGTTTGTAGTCACCTGATTTAGCTTGGCCCAAATGTAGGAGTTTTCTGTTAACATGTACTAGTATAGTGCAAACACATTTATGAAAAAACTAAGGATGGTACGCATTGATATGTCCACATCGTCGTGGTTGGTCAAAGGTTCTGCATAACCATAACTTTAAATCATCGAAATCTTGTCTCTGACTGTTCAAACTGTTGATCTACTAGCAAATTCAACCTATTGATTGTTGACTAAAGTTTAGATATGTGCTCGGCTGGTCCCACCATATGACTAAACTGACAAATATATGGCCATAGTTATCATTTCCGGACATCAACCAAATATATCAGTGAATTTCATGCATTAGTCAACGTAGCTAACTGATGTAAATGGCTACGCATTATATTTCAACACTCTCTTTCATGTCGAGACTGTGGACATACATGAAGACCTTATATGTGGGATCGAAGAAATACCGCAACTATTTTTTATGTAATAGTGCGTTGGTAATGTCTTAAATTGAAACCTATTAACTTTGATTATTGAATTGATGAATGAGCAAACGCAACCTAAACTTCACATGAACATAGACTGGAGGGATGTGGGTGTGGCAGCCGTTGGCCTAATGGGATGTGCTCAGACAAGCCCCTTCCGCAGTCATCGGATTTCACTAAACAGTAAAATCTGGACCTGCAATGCATTGTAGTCCCCCACCCACCCACCAGGCCACCACAACCACCCGTTTCTGCAATTTGCTGTGCACGTATGCAACATCATCAAAAAATGTTCACATGGTGTGTCAAACCACTCAAAAAGCATCACAACATTATGAAAACACTGATGCTACaaataaaatagtaaacaaaaAATCCCCGACAAAAAGATCACCACACATCTGCGGCATGGAGGACAAACACTTGCAGCCAAAACATTCGCGACATGAAATCAATATTCGTTGCAGACACCCAGATTCGTAGAATCATTTTGCTCGTGTGTTCGCAACAAAATACACACGAGTTTGCGGTATATGAAGGAGTTTTTCAAATTTAGGTTCTTATTATTTGAAATATAAAAATTCGTTGTTGGATAGCCACGCATGATCCTTTCACGAGTAGAGAAGAGCCTATTGTTGGCGTGCCGAAATAAACGTTAGTGACGTATATCTGGTATATCTGGAGGACATCGCACTGGTAAATATTAACGGTGGCATGCCAGCGGCCACCACCAGTAGCTTAAATAGTAGTGGCGTGGCGGTCTACCACGCCACTGAAATTTTTTACCAGTGGCGCGCCCCTAGCATGCCACTAGTACTATACACAATACTGGTGTGTCATATTAACATGTCACTTCTATGATTTTTAGGGGAAAAAATCACGCCGTGGCAGCAGCGAATTTCACATCTGTGGCGGCGTATTCGCCGCCAAGGCAGCATTTTTACAGATGTAATACTGATTGGTCAATCTCATCTAAAGCTATACATTAAAAAAAACTAATTACAGGAACGAATAACTTACTTAGTGTTTTATTGAAATAGATACATCAAGTAAAAGCATTAAACATtagtaaaaaaaatataaaataacatAGAAGAACCACAAGCTAAAAGCATTAAAAATAAGTAAAAGAGAAGCTATCATCTAACACATaaaaaccacatgaacacaatcACGATGAATTAGAGGAGGATTGTGAAATCCTTCACCCTACTACACCTGCATTGAGTTGCATTATTGTTAACTTCATGGTTGCTCCTACTAGATCCAATCTGAGCTACATTATTATTGCCAACTTCATGGTTGCTCATTTTTTGCTTTCCTTACAAAGTCCAAGTATATTCTTCTGCTTGCTCTCTAGTCTTAAACCATttattcttgttgttgttgtagccgaTCACTTGATCGTCATACTTTGCCCATGAGTTATAGACTCCTGTAATCTTCCCTCTTTGCATGCcataccacttcatcttatggaaCATAagcaacacacatatatatatatatatatataattcatAAAGAAAAACATTACAAGTCCACACAtggttaaaaaagaaaaaagcatcACAAGTTTATCCTATCGAATGTGCCAAACGAGAAGAAGATGTCGCGGTGGGGACACAACTGAGTGAAGAACATTGAAATGTGTCTATATACATACGAATAAAAAAAGTTAGAAAAATTTATAATTTGAAGTGGAGGATATGT contains:
- the LOC124703149 gene encoding xylanase inhibitor protein 1-like gives rise to the protein MAIASRKPASVLLLLGALLFAATFLAVPAAATGKTGQVAVFWGRNKDEGSLREACDTGTYTIAVISFLDVFGHGNYHLDLSGHDVSTVGADIKYCQSKAILVFLSIGGFGNQYSLPSPQAAADFANYLWNAYMLGTAKGVHRPFGDAFVDGIDFFIQNGAPDNYDELAKRLIEFNKAYRARTPVQLTATPRCGFPDRSVERALATGLFTRIFVRFYDDAHCAAYWQQEWNKWTAAYPSAQIFVGLPAGEKKVGYVHPKNLQGGLFSVVQNAANYGGVMIWERYDDKRTGYSSFASKWA